From Methanocella paludicola SANAE, a single genomic window includes:
- a CDS encoding ABC transporter ATP-binding protein, with amino-acid sequence MSDVVLETRDVKKFYKMGSVTVQALRGVDVSLKSGEFVSIIGPSGSGKSTLLNLLGCLDRPTEGSVLLDGTDVSKMGERQLTDMRCKKIGYVFQKFYLLPFLTALENVELQARLAGVKDSRRRAEEALRLVGLDGRMGHMPKEMSGGEQQRVAIARALVKAPKLLLADEPTGNLDTATGSEVMRTLKKLNEQGLTILMVTHNPELAAQTDRIIRVKDGLIDGSLN; translated from the coding sequence ATGAGTGATGTGGTACTTGAAACGAGGGACGTGAAAAAGTTCTATAAGATGGGCAGCGTGACCGTGCAGGCTTTGAGGGGCGTGGACGTGAGCCTGAAGAGCGGAGAGTTCGTATCCATCATCGGCCCGTCCGGGTCCGGGAAGTCGACGCTGCTGAACCTGCTGGGGTGCCTGGACCGGCCCACGGAGGGCAGCGTGCTGCTCGACGGCACGGACGTGTCGAAGATGGGTGAGCGCCAGCTTACGGACATGCGGTGTAAAAAAATCGGATACGTGTTCCAGAAGTTCTACCTTCTGCCCTTCCTCACGGCGCTGGAGAACGTCGAGCTCCAGGCTCGCCTGGCTGGCGTGAAGGACAGCCGCCGCCGTGCAGAGGAGGCGCTGAGGCTCGTCGGCCTGGATGGCCGCATGGGCCACATGCCGAAGGAGATGTCGGGAGGCGAGCAGCAGCGGGTGGCCATCGCGAGGGCGCTGGTCAAGGCCCCTAAGCTGCTCCTGGCGGACGAGCCGACCGGCAACCTGGATACGGCCACGGGCAGCGAGGTCATGCGAACATTAAAAAAGCTCAATGAGCAGGGCCTCACCATCCTGATGGTCACCCATAACCCGGAGCTTGCGGCGCAGACAGACCGGATAATACGCGTGAAGGATGGCCTCATAGATGGAAGCCTCAACTGA
- a CDS encoding PadR family transcriptional regulator, whose amino-acid sequence MVDLELIILGALQGMPMHGYGLRQGLMASYGNRYFKLSNSSLYRALAKLESEGCIEGKKVPQENVPDRMMYNITEAGKKKLKKKAATPVKPSTTPGGYDFDFKTQAVHFGMLTKEERRRVTQPLYENSGEELKEALSKHEKFGQYLDRYQLAVLEQGIEELKHKHQFYGRLMEME is encoded by the coding sequence ATGGTCGATCTGGAACTGATCATCCTGGGAGCATTGCAGGGTATGCCCATGCATGGCTACGGCCTGCGGCAGGGCCTGATGGCGAGCTACGGTAACCGCTATTTCAAGCTAAGCAACAGTTCCCTTTACCGGGCGCTGGCAAAGCTGGAAAGCGAGGGGTGCATCGAGGGGAAGAAGGTACCCCAGGAAAACGTGCCGGACAGGATGATGTACAACATCACCGAGGCGGGAAAGAAAAAGCTGAAGAAGAAGGCGGCCACGCCGGTGAAGCCGAGCACGACCCCGGGCGGCTATGATTTCGACTTCAAGACGCAGGCCGTGCACTTTGGCATGCTCACGAAGGAGGAGCGGCGCCGGGTCACACAGCCGCTGTACGAGAATTCCGGGGAAGAGCTCAAGGAGGCGCTCAGCAAGCACGAAAAGTTCGGCCAATACCTGGACAGGTATCAGCTGGCCGTGCTCGAGCAGGGCATCGAAGAATTAAAACATAAACACCAGTTCTATGGGCGGTTAATGGAGATGGAGTAA
- a CDS encoding ABC transporter permease: protein MLDIAIKNMWQRKTRTALTVVSIAVCIMLFITLSTATTYMGKSYDTLAESFSSQMYVRSPSTMSSASAEFPPLSSSVPMDKAYAIMNMSGLDKSKSTPLIIVALAPSLFQGGPPQVMAVGVPEGNEKAFYGTAKVQEGSGALSDKDQVILGADAATYYKVSLGDTLPLMGTNFTVAGILERNGNIVTNGMVMMPMSSAQEVFSRPAATTVLISPANGDFDSLGNAIKAQFPGLEVMAPGDMQKSLNTMMGTTKTFMGMITLVMLLVAGIVTLMVMVMSVSERTKEIGMMRAIGARRSSVLLMIVEESIVVCLAGSVLGIALSVLLIRIMFGGFLASAGIIAEAVVFMTIIGVLAAMYPAYRASNVQPLEALRYE from the coding sequence ATGCTAGATATAGCGATCAAGAATATGTGGCAGAGAAAGACGAGGACCGCTTTGACCGTGGTCAGTATCGCCGTGTGCATCATGCTGTTCATCACGCTCTCTACGGCTACGACGTACATGGGCAAGTCGTACGATACGCTAGCCGAGAGCTTCTCGTCGCAAATGTACGTGCGGTCGCCATCGACCATGTCGTCGGCGAGCGCGGAGTTCCCGCCATTATCCTCGAGCGTGCCGATGGATAAGGCGTACGCCATAATGAACATGAGCGGGCTGGATAAGTCAAAGAGCACGCCGCTTATCATTGTGGCGCTGGCCCCGTCACTGTTCCAGGGCGGGCCACCGCAGGTCATGGCCGTCGGCGTTCCCGAGGGCAATGAGAAAGCGTTCTACGGCACCGCGAAGGTGCAGGAAGGCAGCGGGGCGCTGTCGGACAAGGACCAGGTCATACTGGGCGCCGACGCGGCGACTTACTACAAGGTGAGCCTGGGCGACACCCTGCCGCTGATGGGCACGAACTTCACCGTCGCCGGGATACTGGAGCGGAACGGGAATATTGTGACGAACGGCATGGTCATGATGCCGATGTCCTCGGCCCAGGAAGTGTTCAGCCGTCCGGCGGCCACGACGGTGCTCATATCGCCTGCGAACGGAGACTTCGATTCCCTGGGCAACGCCATAAAAGCGCAGTTCCCCGGCCTCGAGGTCATGGCGCCAGGCGACATGCAGAAGAGCCTCAACACCATGATGGGCACCACGAAGACGTTCATGGGCATGATCACGCTGGTCATGCTCCTGGTGGCGGGTATAGTCACGCTCATGGTCATGGTCATGTCCGTCTCCGAGAGGACCAAGGAGATCGGCATGATGCGGGCCATCGGGGCGAGAAGGTCGAGCGTCCTGCTCATGATCGTGGAAGAATCCATTGTCGTGTGCCTGGCGGGCAGCGTGCTGGGCATAGCCCTGTCTGTGCTGCTCATACGGATCATGTTCGGCGGTTTCCTGGCCTCCGCCGGGATAATCGCCGAAGCAGTGGTCTTCATGACCATCATAGGCGTGCTCGCGGCCATGTATCCCGCGTATCGCGCATCGAACGTGCAGCCCCTGGAGGCGCTTCGCTATGAGTGA
- a CDS encoding HdeD family acid-resistance protein, translating into MMGNVGDYLTGAWRNMWWDMLLRGAIAIIFGLIVFFWPGLSIATFVLLFGSFVFVDGILLLLQAVTVKDGRWWVRLLQGLLSIAAAVAVFIWPGLTALMFLYIIAFYLIFAGMLQIFAAIEMRKAIKGELLLIAGGILSVIIGALMFARPLTGALALAQTIGIFAIAYGILLAILALKLRGAGHKVAAAT; encoded by the coding sequence ATGATGGGAAATGTAGGGGATTATTTAACGGGAGCATGGCGCAACATGTGGTGGGACATGCTCCTTCGCGGGGCTATTGCCATCATTTTCGGGCTGATCGTCTTCTTCTGGCCCGGGCTATCCATCGCGACCTTCGTGTTACTGTTCGGGAGTTTTGTTTTTGTGGATGGTATCCTGCTGTTGTTGCAGGCGGTAACGGTCAAGGATGGCAGGTGGTGGGTACGGTTGCTGCAGGGCCTCTTATCGATAGCTGCGGCGGTCGCCGTTTTCATCTGGCCGGGCCTCACTGCGCTCATGTTTCTATACATCATCGCGTTCTACCTGATATTCGCGGGCATGCTGCAGATATTTGCCGCGATCGAGATGCGCAAGGCCATCAAGGGAGAGCTATTGCTGATCGCCGGCGGCATATTGTCCGTCATCATCGGCGCGCTCATGTTCGCCAGGCCTTTAACCGGGGCCCTCGCGCTGGCGCAGACCATCGGCATCTTTGCCATCGCTTACGGCATCCTGCTGGCGATACTGGCGCTGAAGCTGCGGGGCGCTGGCCATAAGGTCGCCGCGGCCACCTGA